One genomic region from Pecten maximus chromosome 5, xPecMax1.1, whole genome shotgun sequence encodes:
- the LOC117326841 gene encoding golgin subfamily A member 6-like protein 1, with product MALKIKGIPTIFGETFEKNVTFCVDTSGSMFKGLDVVKEHLVETLLKHAQKSQPTSFNIIEFNSEVTQWADKMVKCSAETVEVAAEWVKRLSAKTGTNTLDALLTALEDRGCDAVYLVTDGLPDQHPVDILDQVTNAVRGRPIHCIYLCAEDTMDTSAIEFLEDLSVESYGSFHIITLTQHGCVERITPIYRADHAHERIIRTLNGTIHNHAKQCTVATTLKVDPEESLALTPRVSFFNQYAGYPCNPHVHPAWGSWFMQPYRYYFPNGWSRYRPARGWLKSQEAMHDHIENAGVSPAAGALIIGKKVLARRIDDGYFYLGTIKSQILADKFLVAFGPCKQGKYKETTYQDTFVYDLVDYDDAKRHTVITSDKVLAPWEPKGERFGPGIVIEGHEKRDSDGPDDQQITVTFSNGRTERVSSDTALWVPEEVYERLVLELKMPREARETLQTNPHYPLENLPGYPTSGPHAEPRVYEQPHPVTIDVASTVGSLSWQYPYTPDYPVQLKGKQSLVKSAVSSNDMNQLVPGTDMTRGQLNEKITSQLMEHKLTIAEKQNEEKAAQEEKSLDVEKKEYSNEKQLMEESEKALIRAQQRERTEEELAMRIHLLERELELERMKELRRQEEKDLELKQQMEIDQQELEKQMERESLLRKREKQEENLLRKSVSFKDDILVEDLDKSAEEEVKDRKMEETQADMPPQPQENFDYKFFGGEYNNFAENVHKCHPRRRRGSPTRRSHSPRQRSLSPPRRNRSPARDFNVIYRRPGSAKRSQNKAPWIKYWGSDSAPEMIGPNKPGPFRETALQAPLEAKDHSRTPPYSVEWANSAFKYVDPYAKHCHTSSVETLLKPPKLQNGMFPPHRPSQPVTRTMSADAKEEARREFRRKKVVQRQVDWNQRLYQQDRMKELMQDNHRERIVAQMEHDRQRQINEERMVHQSREAKKQISAELRSKREEVKKQQEELRIKRIAAMRERRENRETEHIKKEQETITISEQRQQVRVQNSQKRWDEHQQRIQVEEIQNRQHHSQVLNAKLNRIEHFRNLENEGQQRKDLRLAVSEQHLANYRSQVLP from the exons ATGGCCTTGAAAATAAAAGGAATACCCACAATTTTTGGGGAAACTTTTGAGAAAAATGTCACCTTCTGTGTGGACACATCGGGAAGCATGTTTAAAGGCCTTGATGTGGTCAAAGAACACTTGGTTGAAACATTACTTAAACATGCACAGAAAAGCCAGCCAACATCATTTAATATAATAGAGTTTAACTCTGAGGTGACACAGTGGGCCGATAAGATGGTGAAGTGTAGTGCTGAAACAGTTGAAGTCGCTGCAGAATGGGTGAAAAGACTTAGTGCGAAAACAGGGACGAATACCCTTGATGCACTTCTGACTGCACTTGAGGACCGTGGTTGCGACGCTGTCTACCTTGTGACCGACGGACTGCCTGACCAACATCCTGTTGACATCCTTGACCAGGTGACAAATGCTGTGAGGGGACGTCCAATTCACTGTATCTACTTATGTGCTGAAGACACCATGGATACATCTGCGATAGAATTTTTAGAAGATTTGTCGGTTGAGTCATATGGGTCTTTCCACATTATTACCCTAACTCAACATGGCTGTGTAGAGCGTATCACTCCGATCTACAGAGCGGATCATGCTCATGAGCGTATCATCAGGACTTTAAACGGAACAATACACAACCACGCAAAACAGTGTACAGTAGCTACCACGCTAAAAGTAGACCCTGAAGAATCTCTCGCTCTTACACCTCGTGTTTCCTTCTTTAATCAATACGCAGGGTATCCTTGTAACCCCCATGTGCACCCGGCATGGGGAAGTTGGTTTATGCAGCCATATCGATATTACTTTCCAAATGGATGGAGTCGGTATCGCCCTGCACGAGGATGGCTAAAGTCACAGGAAGCAATGCATGATCACATTGAGAACGCGGGTGTATCTCCTGCCGCTGGAGCCCTAATAATTGGCAAAAAAGTTCTGGCTCGTCGAATCGATGATGGCTATTTCTACCTTGGAACAATCAAGAGCCAG ATTTTGGCTGATAAATTCCTTGTAGCATTTGGTCCGTGTAAACAAGGAAAATACAAAGAGACTACCTATCAGGATACGTTTGTTTATGACCTGGTGGATTACGATGATGCTAAACGCCATACCGTCATAACTTCTGACAAAGTGCTGGCCCCTTGGGAACCCAAAGGAGAGAGATTTGGGCCGGGCATTGTCATAGAGGGGCATGAAAAAAGGGATTCTGACG GTCCAGACGATCAACAGATCACAGTCACATTCTCTAATGGACGTACAGAGCGGGTATCCTCTGACACAGCCTTATGGGTTCCAGAAGAGGTATACGAACGCCTCGTTCTAGAACTGAAGATGCCTCGGGAGGCAAGGGAGACCCTTCAGACCAACCCACACTACCCCTTGGAGAATCTGCCCGGCTATCCTACGTCTGGCCCCCATGCTGAGCCCCGCGTGTACGAGCAGCCTCACCCAGTGACAATAGATGTGGCCAGTACAGTAGGAAGTCTATCCTGGCAGTATCCCTACACTCCAGATTACCCAGTACAACTAAAGGGGAAACAGTCCCTCGTTAAATCTGCTGTCAGCAGCAATGATATGAATCAACTtgtaccag GCACAGATATGACCAGAGGACAACTGAATGAAAAAATCACATCACAACTCATGGAACATAAGTTAACTATAGCTGAAAAACAGAATGAGGAAAAAGCTGCACAAGAGGAGAAATCATTGGATGTGGAAAAGAAAGAATACAGCAATGAAAAACAATTGATGGAAGAAAGTGAGAAAGCACTGATCAGGGCTCAACAGAGGGAGAGAACGGAAGAAGAACTGGCAATGAGGATTCATCTATTGGAAAGGGAGCTGGAATTGGAACGAATGAAAGAACTAAGACGACAAGAGGAGAAAGATTTAGAGTTAAAACAACAGATGGAGATTGATCAACAAGAATTGGAAAAACAAATGGAAAGAGAAAGCTTACTGAGGAAGAGAGAGAAACAAGAAGAGAACTTGCTACGAAAGTCGGTATCATTTAAAGATGACATTTTGGTGGAGGATCTCGACAAGTCAGCTGAGGAAGAAGTCAAAGACCGAAAGATGGAGGAAACACAAGCAG ATATGCCTCCTCAACCCCAGGAAAATTTTGATTATAAATTCTTTGGTGGTGAATATAACAATTTCGCTGAAAATGTCCATAAATGCCATCCAAGACGTCGCAGGGGATCTCCGACAAGACGCTCCCATTCCCCACGCCAAAGATCACTGTCCCCTCCCAGAAGAAACCGATCTCCTGCCAGGGATTTCAATGTAATCTATCGTCGCCCAGGATCTGCAAAGAGGAGCCAGAATAAAGCCCCATGGATAAAATACTGGGGCAGTGATAGCGCCCCAGAGATGATTGGTCCTAACAAGCCAGGCCCCTTTAGGGAAACAGCTCTTCAAGCTCCCTTAGAGGCCAAAGACCACAGCAGAACACCGCCCTATAGTG TTGAATGGGCAAACTCTGCTTTCAAGTATGTTGATCCATACGCAAAACATTGCCATACGTCGAGTGTGGAGACGTTACTGAAACCCCCAAAACTCCAGAATGGAATGTTCCCACCTCACCGCCCTTCCCAGCCCGTCACACGTACCATGTCAGCTGATGCCAAGGAGGAAGCTAGGAGGGAGTTCAG GAGGAAGAAAGTTGTCCAGCGACAGGTCGACTGGAATCAACGACTGTATCAACAGGATAGAATGAAGGAGTTAATGCAGGATAACCATAGGGAACGCATCGTCGCTCAAATGGAACATGACCGCCAACGTCAGATCAACGAGGAAAGGATGGTCCATCAGTCGAGAGAAGCTAAAAAACAGATAAGTGCGGAACTTAGGTCAAAACGTGAGGAAGTTAAAAAACAGCAGGAAGAACTACGAATTAAAAGAATCGCAGCAATGAGAGAAAGAAGAGAGAATAGAGAAACAGAACATATAAAGAAAGAGCAGGAGACCATAACTATATCAGAACAAAGACAG CAAGTACGGGTGCAGAATTCCCAAAAGCGATGGGACGAGCATCAGCAACGTATTCAAGTTGAGGAAATTCAAAATAGGCAGCATCATTCACAGGTTCTCAATGCCAAGCTGAACAGGATTGAACACTTCCGGAATCTGGAGAACGAGGGACAACAAAGAAAAGATTTGCGCTTAGCTGTCTCAGAGCAACACCTAGCAAACTATCGCTCACAGGTTTTACCGTGA